A genomic region of Mitsuaria sp. 7 contains the following coding sequences:
- a CDS encoding MarC family protein translates to MDHSFLSALILLLLVLDPLGSLPIFIPIMRAVPRERRLKVALREVGLAFAVLLAFMFLGEGFLRLMHLSERSLEVAGGVILIIIAIRMIFSHAGDSAYGVETGREPFIFPLAVPLLAGPSAMATVLLLASRQPDRVAEWVGALFTAMVISFLALILADRIRKLLGDSVVSAIEKLMGLVLTAIAVEMILSGLKRYFIGGL, encoded by the coding sequence ATGGATCACAGTTTCCTCTCCGCGCTCATCCTGCTGCTGCTGGTGCTCGACCCGCTGGGCAGCCTGCCGATCTTCATCCCCATCATGCGGGCCGTGCCGCGCGAGCGTCGGCTGAAGGTCGCGCTGCGCGAGGTCGGCCTCGCGTTCGCGGTGCTGCTCGCGTTCATGTTCCTGGGCGAAGGCTTCCTGCGGCTGATGCACCTGTCCGAGCGCTCGCTCGAGGTGGCCGGCGGCGTGATCCTGATCATCATCGCGATCCGCATGATCTTCAGCCACGCGGGCGACTCCGCCTATGGCGTGGAGACCGGCCGCGAGCCCTTCATCTTCCCCTTGGCGGTGCCGCTGCTGGCCGGCCCGTCGGCCATGGCGACGGTGCTCCTGCTGGCCTCGCGCCAGCCGGACCGCGTCGCCGAGTGGGTCGGTGCGCTGTTCACGGCGATGGTGATCTCGTTCCTCGCGCTGATCCTGGCGGACCGCATCCGCAAGCTGCTCGGCGACTCGGTCGTCTCGGCGATCGAGAAGCTGATGGGCCTGGTGCTGACCGCCATCGCGGTCGAGATGATCCTGTCCGGCCTGAAGCGTTATTTCATCGGCGGTCTTTAA
- a CDS encoding ATP-binding protein, with protein MMAGKKTDAGSADATGATGLAGPAGGRRGRLTLLPRSLRYRLLLFLLGAVLIGALAQGMSAYRNALMETDEIFDYQMQQVALSLRAGMGTGLPLPLGEEQSIDLIVQVWGLDGTPLYRSAGPDWLPQRAVLGFSNVALRGKRYRVFAVQGRFQVVQVAQDIAVRQRMAGQLAWRTVLPTALMLPMLALVVWWVVSHSLAPLERVRQQLSRRAAQDLAPVDEEDVPAEVQPLVTELNALLDRVRQAFEQQQHFVADAAHELRSPLAALKLQLQSLRRAPDEGARVQALEKLGLGIDRASHLIEQLLALARQDSAKVQAPAQPIALDVLCRDAVIDGATLAQGRGIDLGMERCDAVLVDGHREALTMLLRNLLDNGIKYGRGRVDLSLERSGGQALLVVEDDGPGIPDAERGRVFDRFYRSESQAQQAPGSGLGLALVRSIADDHGATLRLGHSTALGGLRVELAMPLSRVPQPTQPMPPPLQPPAPPPALPAA; from the coding sequence ATGATGGCGGGGAAGAAGACGGACGCCGGGTCCGCCGACGCCACCGGCGCCACAGGCTTGGCCGGCCCGGCCGGCGGCCGCCGCGGTCGTCTGACCCTGCTGCCGCGGTCGCTGCGCTATCGCCTGCTGCTGTTCCTGCTGGGGGCGGTGCTGATCGGCGCGCTGGCGCAGGGCATGAGCGCCTACCGCAACGCGCTGATGGAGACCGACGAGATCTTCGACTACCAGATGCAGCAGGTGGCGCTCTCGCTGCGCGCGGGCATGGGCACGGGCCTGCCGCTGCCGCTCGGCGAAGAACAGAGCATCGACCTGATCGTCCAGGTCTGGGGCCTGGACGGCACGCCGCTCTACCGCTCGGCCGGGCCCGACTGGCTGCCGCAGCGCGCGGTGCTGGGGTTCTCCAACGTCGCGCTGCGCGGCAAGCGCTACCGCGTCTTCGCGGTGCAGGGGCGCTTCCAGGTCGTGCAGGTGGCGCAGGACATCGCGGTGCGCCAGCGCATGGCCGGCCAGCTCGCGTGGCGCACCGTGCTGCCCACCGCGCTGATGCTGCCGATGCTCGCGCTGGTCGTGTGGTGGGTGGTGTCGCACTCGCTGGCGCCGCTGGAGCGCGTGCGGCAGCAGCTCTCGCGCCGCGCCGCGCAAGACCTGGCCCCGGTCGACGAGGAGGACGTCCCCGCCGAGGTCCAGCCGCTGGTCACCGAGCTCAACGCCTTGCTGGACCGCGTGCGCCAGGCCTTCGAGCAGCAGCAGCACTTCGTCGCCGATGCCGCGCACGAACTGCGCTCGCCGCTGGCCGCCTTGAAGCTTCAACTGCAATCCCTGCGCCGTGCGCCGGACGAGGGCGCGCGCGTCCAGGCGCTGGAGAAACTCGGCCTGGGCATCGACCGCGCCTCCCACCTGATCGAGCAGCTGCTGGCGCTGGCGCGCCAGGACAGCGCCAAGGTGCAGGCGCCCGCGCAGCCGATCGCGCTGGATGTGCTGTGCCGCGACGCCGTCATCGACGGCGCGACCCTGGCGCAGGGCCGGGGCATCGACCTCGGCATGGAGCGTTGCGACGCGGTGCTGGTCGACGGTCACCGCGAGGCGCTCACGATGCTGCTGCGCAACCTGCTCGACAACGGCATCAAGTACGGTCGCGGCCGCGTGGATCTGAGCCTGGAGCGCAGCGGGGGTCAGGCCTTGCTCGTGGTCGAGGACGACGGCCCGGGCATCCCTGACGCCGAACGGGGTCGGGTGTTCGACCGTTTCTACCGGTCCGAGTCGCAGGCGCAGCAGGCGCCGGGCAGCGGACTCGGGCTGGCGCTGGTGCGCAGCATCGCCGACGACCATGGCGCCACGCTGCGGCTGGGTCACAGCACGGCGCTGGGTGGTCTCAGAGTCGAACTGGCGATGCCGCTTTCCCGCGTGCCGCAGCCGACCCAGCCGATGCCGCCGCCACTGCAGCCGCCCGCGCCGCCACCGGCCTTGCCAGCCGCCTGA
- a CDS encoding GNAT family N-acetyltransferase codes for MTILTTARLRLEPMTDAHLEGLFEMNRDPEVMRYITGKPDTLADTQAMIDRVKKRWGDWGFSWWTFFEIETGEIVGAGCIQHLRGETTNPHEIGWRLRRDRWSLGYGSEAARRMAAFAFDALKAPEIVAVCEPENEGSAHIMKKLGMSYRETQRWHDADIAVYGMTVDEWRRSPAAAKAAAEIAALGGPAD; via the coding sequence ATGACGATCCTGACCACCGCCCGGCTCCGCCTCGAGCCGATGACCGATGCCCACCTGGAGGGGCTGTTCGAGATGAACCGCGACCCCGAGGTGATGCGCTACATCACCGGCAAGCCCGACACGCTGGCGGACACGCAGGCCATGATCGACCGGGTGAAGAAGCGCTGGGGCGACTGGGGCTTCAGCTGGTGGACCTTCTTCGAGATCGAGACGGGCGAGATCGTCGGCGCCGGCTGCATCCAGCACCTGCGCGGCGAGACGACGAACCCGCATGAAATCGGCTGGCGGCTGCGCCGCGACCGCTGGAGCCTGGGCTACGGCTCGGAGGCGGCGCGCCGGATGGCGGCGTTCGCGTTCGACGCGTTGAAGGCGCCCGAGATCGTCGCGGTCTGCGAACCGGAGAACGAAGGCTCGGCCCACATCATGAAGAAGCTCGGCATGAGCTACCGCGAGACGCAGCGCTGGCACGACGCGGACATCGCGGTGTACGGCATGACCGTGGATGAGTGGCGCCGCTCGCCGGCGGCGGCCAAGGCGGCCGCGGAAATCGCCGCGCTGGGCGGTCCAGCCGACTGA
- the gcvT gene encoding glycine cleavage system aminomethyltransferase GcvT, with translation MSADQTQNPQVSAPLHKTPLHALHVELGAKMVPFAGYDMPVQYPAGVMAEHKHARAHAGLFDVSHMGQVLLVGDDAAAALETLVPVDIVDLGMFKQRYALFTADDGGILDDLMVARRTDGLFVVVNAGCRDQDIAHMQKHLSGRCEVRPLPDQALLALQGPQAVTALSRLNADVAKLVFMTGGFFELDGIPTFVTRSGYTGEDGYEISVPADRAVELARKLLAQPEVMPIGLGARDSLRLEAGLCLYGHDIDTTTTPIEASLTWAIQKVRRAGGARAGGYPGAAVIDKQFAEGAARKRVGLVSSERMPVREGARLVNADGLEIGVVTSGTLGPTVGKPVALAYVQTPYAALGTELFAEVRGKRTPMTVSSTPFTPNGYFRG, from the coding sequence ATGTCCGCTGATCAGACCCAGAATCCCCAGGTTTCGGCCCCTCTGCACAAAACTCCCCTGCACGCGCTGCACGTCGAACTGGGCGCCAAGATGGTCCCCTTCGCCGGCTACGACATGCCGGTCCAGTACCCCGCGGGCGTGATGGCCGAGCACAAGCATGCGCGGGCCCACGCCGGCCTGTTCGACGTGTCGCACATGGGTCAGGTGTTGCTGGTGGGCGATGACGCCGCCGCCGCGCTGGAGACGCTGGTGCCCGTCGACATCGTCGACCTCGGGATGTTCAAGCAGCGCTACGCGCTCTTCACCGCCGACGACGGCGGCATCCTCGACGACCTGATGGTCGCGCGCCGCACCGACGGCCTGTTCGTCGTGGTCAACGCCGGCTGCCGCGACCAGGACATCGCGCACATGCAGAAGCACCTGTCGGGCCGCTGCGAAGTGCGCCCGCTGCCGGACCAGGCGCTGCTGGCGCTGCAGGGCCCGCAGGCGGTGACGGCGCTGTCGCGCCTGAATGCCGACGTCGCCAAGCTCGTGTTCATGACCGGCGGCTTCTTCGAGCTGGACGGCATCCCCACCTTCGTGACCCGCTCGGGTTACACCGGCGAGGACGGCTACGAGATCTCGGTCCCCGCCGACCGCGCCGTCGAGCTGGCCCGCAAGCTGCTGGCCCAGCCGGAAGTGATGCCCATCGGCCTGGGCGCGCGCGACTCGCTGCGCCTGGAAGCCGGCCTGTGCCTGTACGGCCACGACATCGACACGACGACCACCCCGATCGAAGCCTCGCTGACCTGGGCCATCCAGAAGGTGCGTCGCGCCGGCGGCGCCCGCGCCGGCGGCTATCCGGGCGCTGCGGTCATCGACAAGCAGTTCGCCGAAGGCGCCGCGCGCAAGCGCGTGGGCCTGGTGAGCTCCGAGCGCATGCCGGTGCGCGAAGGCGCCAGGCTCGTCAACGCCGACGGCCTGGAGATCGGCGTCGTCACCAGCGGCACGCTGGGCCCGACCGTCGGCAAGCCCGTCGCGCTGGCCTATGTGCAGACGCCGTACGCCGCGCTGGGCACCGAACTCTTCGCCGAAGTGCGCGGCAAGCGCACCCCGATGACGGTCTCTTCCACGCCGTTCACGCCCAACGGATACTTCCGCGGCTGA
- the xerD gene encoding site-specific tyrosine recombinase XerD, with protein sequence MSSSSASSASSTPSSSSAEPVAPSAARERSARAIDAFIESLWIEEGLSRNTQLAYRRDLQLLADWLAAQPGPDRTLDQIEELDLMGYAAARHDGGKASSANRRLSVFKRYFRWALRERRIERDPTLKLITAKQPMRVPRTLSQQQVEALLDAPDVGTAQGLRDRAMLELMYASGLRVTELVTLKSVHVGLREAVLRVTGKGDKERMVPFGEEAHVWLMRYLKEGRTQLLSARNTDDLFLSRFGQAMTRESFWRIVKKYALIAGITSPISPHTLRHAFATHLLNHGADLRAVQLLLGHADLSTTQIYTHVARERLKQLHAAHHPRG encoded by the coding sequence ATGTCGTCGTCCTCCGCGTCCTCCGCGTCCTCAACCCCGTCTTCTTCCAGCGCCGAACCGGTTGCCCCTTCCGCCGCGCGCGAGCGCAGCGCACGCGCCATCGATGCCTTCATCGAATCGCTCTGGATCGAGGAAGGCCTCTCGCGCAACACGCAGCTGGCGTACCGGCGCGACCTGCAGCTGCTCGCCGACTGGCTGGCCGCGCAGCCCGGGCCGGACCGGACGCTCGACCAGATCGAGGAACTGGACCTGATGGGCTACGCCGCCGCGCGTCATGACGGCGGGAAGGCGAGTTCGGCGAACCGGCGGCTGTCCGTCTTCAAGCGCTATTTCCGCTGGGCGCTGCGCGAGCGCCGCATCGAGCGAGATCCCACGCTCAAGCTGATCACCGCCAAGCAGCCGATGCGCGTGCCCAGGACGCTATCGCAGCAGCAGGTGGAGGCGCTGCTCGACGCGCCCGACGTGGGCACCGCGCAGGGCCTGCGCGACCGCGCGATGCTGGAGCTGATGTACGCGAGCGGACTGCGCGTGACCGAGCTGGTGACGCTCAAGAGCGTGCACGTGGGCCTGCGCGAAGCCGTGCTGCGCGTGACCGGCAAGGGCGACAAGGAGCGGATGGTGCCGTTCGGCGAGGAGGCGCACGTCTGGCTGATGCGCTACCTCAAGGAGGGACGCACGCAGCTGCTCAGCGCGCGCAACACCGACGACCTCTTCCTCAGCCGTTTCGGGCAGGCGATGACGCGGGAGAGCTTCTGGCGCATCGTCAAGAAGTACGCGCTCATCGCGGGGATCACGAGTCCGATCTCGCCGCACACGCTGCGGCATGCATTTGCTACCCACCTGCTCAACCATGGCGCGGATCTGCGCGCGGTCCAGCTCTTGCTGGGCCACGCGGACCTGTCGACGACGCAGATCTACACGCACGTGGCGCGGGAGCGCCTCAAGCAGCTGCACGCGGCGCATCACCCGCGGGGGTGA
- a CDS encoding DegQ family serine endoprotease, with protein MAQVEKMIPVKKLVWALAAAGVLGVTGGALAMRNAKLTPASQTSAQASTDGASTSNNDTQVAATTTPLANAAAPAGNFTPPPAGMPDFAQIAAAQGPAVVNISVTGSVKTRAARAPQIDPDDPFYEFFRRFGVPGMPGGPGQGGQGGEGGSREIRGQGSGFIVSADGVILTNAHVVQDAQEVVVKLTDRREYRAKVLGSDKSTDVAVLKIEAKNLPTVRLGATRDLRVGEWVLAIGSPFGFENSVSAGVISAKGRSLGPDESRVPFLQTDVAINPGNSGGPLFNARGEVVGINSQIYSASGGYQGLSFAIPVEVASKVRQQIEKGGKVQHAKLGVMVQEVNQGFADSFKLDRPEGALVANVEDDGPAAKAGLRSGDVILGFKGQRIVASGDLPALVDQSLPGDKVDIDVWRSGKRETITATLGDANEKGAKLAKGGAAGDADADHAKLGLALRPLQPEERRQLGTRDGLLIQEVGDGSAAARAGVRPGDVLLAVNGTPVQSIDQVRSAVKGAEKSVALLVQRGGDKIFVPVRIG; from the coding sequence ATGGCCCAAGTGGAGAAGATGATTCCGGTGAAGAAACTTGTGTGGGCGCTGGCTGCGGCTGGCGTGTTGGGCGTGACCGGCGGTGCGCTCGCGATGCGCAACGCGAAGTTGACGCCTGCCTCGCAGACCTCGGCGCAGGCGTCGACCGACGGCGCCTCGACGTCGAACAACGACACCCAGGTCGCGGCGACCACGACGCCGCTGGCGAACGCCGCCGCGCCGGCCGGCAATTTCACGCCGCCGCCGGCGGGCATGCCCGACTTCGCGCAGATCGCCGCGGCGCAAGGCCCGGCGGTCGTCAACATCAGCGTGACGGGCTCGGTCAAGACGCGTGCCGCGCGTGCGCCGCAGATCGATCCCGACGATCCCTTCTATGAGTTCTTCCGCCGCTTCGGCGTGCCGGGCATGCCCGGCGGGCCCGGCCAGGGCGGGCAGGGCGGTGAAGGCGGCAGCCGCGAGATCCGCGGCCAGGGTTCCGGCTTCATCGTCAGCGCCGACGGCGTGATCCTCACCAACGCCCACGTCGTGCAGGACGCGCAGGAGGTGGTGGTCAAGCTGACCGACCGCCGCGAGTACCGCGCCAAGGTCCTGGGCAGCGACAAGTCGACCGACGTCGCCGTGCTGAAGATCGAAGCCAAGAACCTGCCGACCGTCCGCCTGGGCGCGACCAGGGACCTGCGCGTGGGCGAATGGGTGCTGGCCATCGGCTCGCCCTTCGGTTTCGAGAACAGCGTCAGCGCCGGCGTGATCAGCGCCAAGGGCCGCTCGCTGGGCCCGGACGAGAGCCGGGTCCCGTTCCTGCAGACGGACGTCGCGATCAACCCCGGCAATTCCGGCGGTCCGCTGTTCAACGCGCGGGGCGAAGTGGTCGGCATCAACTCGCAGATCTACAGCGCGTCGGGCGGCTACCAGGGCCTGTCGTTCGCCATTCCCGTCGAGGTGGCCAGCAAGGTCCGCCAGCAGATCGAGAAGGGCGGCAAGGTGCAGCACGCCAAGCTCGGCGTGATGGTGCAGGAGGTCAACCAGGGCTTCGCCGATTCCTTCAAGCTGGACCGTCCGGAAGGCGCGCTCGTCGCCAACGTGGAGGACGACGGTCCGGCCGCCAAGGCAGGACTGCGCTCGGGCGACGTCATCCTCGGCTTCAAGGGCCAGCGCATCGTGGCCAGCGGCGACCTGCCGGCGCTGGTGGACCAGTCGCTGCCCGGCGACAAGGTCGACATCGACGTCTGGCGCAGCGGCAAGCGCGAGACGATCACCGCCACGCTGGGCGATGCGAACGAGAAGGGCGCGAAGCTCGCCAAGGGCGGCGCGGCGGGCGACGCGGACGCGGATCACGCCAAGCTGGGTCTGGCCCTGCGGCCGCTGCAGCCCGAGGAGCGCCGCCAGCTCGGCACCCGCGACGGCCTGCTGATCCAGGAGGTCGGCGACGGCAGCGCCGCGGCGCGTGCGGGCGTGCGCCCCGGCGACGTGCTGCTGGCCGTCAACGGCACGCCGGTGCAGTCCATCGATCAGGTCCGCAGCGCCGTGAAGGGCGCGGAGAAATCCGTCGCGCTGCTGGTGCAGCGTGGCGGCGACAAGATCTTCGTGCCGGTGCGCATCGGCTGA
- a CDS encoding Lrp/AsnC family transcriptional regulator, with translation MNDRMDKKTPPARPTGPVALDAIDLRILEALQRDGRMSNVDLATQVHLSAPQCFRRVRALEERGVLRGYRADVAPLALGLSVTAYVSLNITAQAFVRVREIESLIRDFPEILECHTVSGDSDYLLKVVARDLQALSKFLTDKLMQLDGVADVRSMICLEEIKPPAGLPVDGVRR, from the coding sequence ATGAACGACAGGATGGACAAGAAGACGCCCCCCGCGCGACCCACGGGACCGGTCGCGCTGGACGCGATCGACCTGCGGATCCTGGAGGCGCTGCAGCGCGACGGCCGGATGTCCAACGTCGACCTCGCGACCCAGGTGCACCTGTCGGCGCCGCAGTGCTTCCGCCGCGTGCGCGCGCTGGAGGAACGCGGCGTGCTGCGCGGCTACCGCGCCGACGTGGCCCCGCTCGCGCTGGGCTTGAGCGTCACCGCCTACGTCAGCCTGAACATCACGGCCCAGGCCTTCGTCCGCGTGCGCGAGATCGAGTCGCTGATCCGCGACTTCCCCGAGATCCTCGAATGCCACACCGTGTCGGGGGACTCGGACTACCTGCTGAAGGTGGTCGCGCGCGACCTGCAGGCGCTGTCCAAGTTCCTCACCGACAAGCTGATGCAGCTGGACGGCGTGGCCGACGTGCGCTCGATGATCTGCCTGGAGGAGATCAAGCCGCCGGCGGGTCTGCCGGTCGACGGCGTCCGCCGCTGA
- the gcvH gene encoding glycine cleavage system protein GcvH: MSIKYTSDHEWVDTTDGIATVGITVHAQDALGDVVFVDLPDVGKSFAAKEVAGVVESVKAAADVYAPVSGEIVEVNEALRADPSLANTDPLKTGWFFKVKLSNPSELDALMDTTAYDELVKNS; the protein is encoded by the coding sequence ATGAGCATCAAGTACACGTCCGACCACGAGTGGGTCGACACCACCGACGGCATCGCCACCGTGGGCATCACGGTCCATGCGCAGGACGCGCTGGGCGACGTCGTGTTCGTGGACCTGCCCGACGTCGGCAAGTCCTTCGCCGCCAAGGAAGTGGCCGGCGTGGTCGAGTCGGTCAAGGCCGCCGCCGACGTCTATGCGCCGGTCTCCGGCGAGATCGTCGAGGTCAACGAGGCGCTGCGCGCCGACCCGTCGCTGGCCAACACCGACCCGCTGAAGACCGGCTGGTTCTTCAAGGTGAAGCTGTCGAATCCGTCCGAGCTCGACGCTCTGATGGATACGACGGCCTACGACGAGCTTGTCAAGAACAGCTAA
- a CDS encoding response regulator transcription factor, translated as MRLLLVEDDLMIGEQLLELLRAEGYAVDWVRDGEIADTALQSQTYDLVILDLGLPKRDGMSVLQALRGRKQAVPVLIATARDATPQRVAGLDAGADDYVLKPFELDELLARIRALLRRAAGRAEPVYEHMGVSINPATREVTANGHPVTLSQREWAVLEPLLARPGMVLSRQQLEEKLYGWKDEISSNAVEVYIHGLRKKLGAELIQNVRGVGYRVPKE; from the coding sequence ATGCGACTCCTGCTGGTGGAAGACGACCTGATGATCGGCGAGCAGCTGCTCGAGCTGCTGCGCGCCGAGGGTTATGCCGTGGACTGGGTGCGTGACGGCGAGATCGCCGACACCGCGCTGCAGTCCCAGACCTACGACCTGGTGATCCTGGACCTGGGCCTGCCCAAGCGCGACGGCATGAGCGTGCTGCAGGCGCTGCGCGGCCGCAAGCAGGCGGTGCCGGTGCTGATCGCCACCGCGCGCGACGCGACCCCCCAGCGCGTCGCCGGGCTGGACGCCGGCGCGGACGACTACGTGCTCAAGCCCTTCGAGCTCGACGAGCTCCTGGCCCGCATCCGCGCGCTGCTGCGCCGCGCCGCGGGCCGCGCCGAGCCGGTCTACGAGCACATGGGCGTCAGCATCAATCCCGCCACGCGCGAGGTCACCGCCAACGGCCATCCGGTCACCCTGTCGCAGCGCGAATGGGCGGTGCTGGAGCCGTTGCTGGCGCGTCCGGGCATGGTGCTCTCGCGCCAGCAGCTCGAGGAAAAGCTCTACGGCTGGAAGGACGAGATCAGCAGCAACGCCGTCGAGGTCTACATCCACGGCCTGCGCAAGAAGCTGGGCGCGGAACTGATCCAGAACGTGCGCGGCGTGGGCTACCGCGTGCCCAAGGAATGA